From the genome of Lotus japonicus ecotype B-129 chromosome 6, LjGifu_v1.2, one region includes:
- the LOC130725375 gene encoding uncharacterized protein LOC130725375: MAKARGDNFADRSAPHVSPTTSARRAHVAADVEHPPQKTYSRLEKRARSKRRRTYYKGPCSTAAITTLSRDLLIDVFAIVASHSFIDLHAIKMCCKDFLDAAEDGYVWRRVSLDTFPLIQWLPNDKVSSFLNRCKEYGNMESLYREGLQKYFDYPNGKIDGLEIFKVAAQKGHKEAKYVYGMISLCSEDDDSRKQGLEHMHFLRKSKCVVGSRNKVKKLLDSMWRNNGMLRRNQSPLCNSKSTCKGGK; the protein is encoded by the coding sequence ATGGCTAAAGCTAGAGGTGACAACTTTGCAGATCGTTCTGCACCACACGTTTCACCTACTACATCCGCTCGTAGAGCACATGTAGCTGCTGATGTTGAGCACCCACCACAAAAAACTTATTCAAGATTGGAGAAGAGGGCAAGGAGCAAGAGACGTCGCACTTATTATAAAGGTCCCTGCTCCACTGCTGCCATAACAACACTTTCAAGAGACTTGTTAATAGATGTGTTTGCAATCGTGGCCTCACACTCCTTCATTGACCTTCACGCCATCAAAATGTGTTGCAAAGATTTTCTTGACGCTGCTGAAGATGGATATGTTTGGCGTAGAGTTTCTTTGGACACATTCCCATTAATCCAGTGGCTTCCCAATGACAAAGTATCGTCGTTCTTGAACCGTTGCAAGGAATATGGAAATATGGAGAGCTTGTATAGAGAAGGGTTGCAAAAATATTTTGATTATCCAAATGGAAAGATTGATGGTCTTGAGATCTTTAAGGTAGCCGCTCAAAAGGGTCACAAGGAAGCAAAATATGTGTATGGTATGATTTCATTATGCTCTGAAGATGATGATTCGAGAAAACAAGGGCTTGAACATATGCATTTTTTGAGGAAGTCCAAGTGTGTCGTAGGCTCTAGAAACAAAGTGAAAAAGTTATTAGACTCTATGTGGAGAAATAATGGAATGCTCAGGCGCAATCAGAGCCCTCTCTGTAATTCTAAGAGCACATGTAAAGGTGGAAAGTGA